A single genomic interval of Hafnia alvei harbors:
- a CDS encoding protein-L-isoaspartate(D-aspartate) O-methyltransferase, whose amino-acid sequence MVDRRVLTLLQQLMQQGIGDERVLKAMAEVPREKFIDEAMSHKAYDNTALPIGLGQTISQPYMVARMTELLRVGPESKVLEIGTGSGYQTAVLAHLVQHVFSVERIKSLQWQAKRRLKQLDLHNVSTRHGDGWQGWASRGPFDAIIVTAAPPEIPEALLLQLADGGRLVLPVGEFDKTQQLRCVQRRGNDFSVESIEPVRFVPLVQGELA is encoded by the coding sequence ATGGTAGATAGACGTGTGCTGACCTTATTGCAGCAGTTGATGCAGCAAGGGATCGGTGATGAGCGGGTACTGAAAGCAATGGCTGAAGTTCCGCGTGAAAAATTCATTGATGAGGCCATGTCTCACAAGGCCTACGACAATACGGCCTTACCGATAGGCTTAGGCCAAACTATCTCTCAACCCTATATGGTTGCGCGTATGACGGAGCTGTTACGCGTTGGGCCAGAGTCTAAGGTGCTGGAAATTGGCACCGGTTCTGGCTACCAAACCGCGGTACTGGCACATCTCGTACAACACGTATTCTCGGTTGAGCGGATTAAAAGCCTACAGTGGCAGGCTAAAAGACGTCTTAAGCAGCTTGATTTGCATAATGTGTCGACGCGTCACGGTGACGGCTGGCAGGGGTGGGCATCGCGCGGGCCGTTTGACGCGATTATTGTTACCGCTGCTCCGCCTGAAATCCCTGAGGCATTGCTGTTGCAGTTAGCCGACGGTGGACGCTTGGTTCTGCCAGTAGGTGAATTTGATAAAACTCAGCAGCTACGCTGCGTGCAGCGGCGTGGAAATGATTTCTCCGTTGAGTCGATTGAACCTGTGAGATTTGTGCCACTCGTTCAGGGTGAGTTAGCCTGA
- the nlpD gene encoding murein hydrolase activator NlpD has protein sequence MMKWRQVAACTLITLWLAGCSSDNSSAPISSVNGGGNGRMLSNGGNTSTAQAGDGGRIVYNRSYQNIPKGSYNGGTYTVKRGDTLFYIAWISGNDFRDLAEKNNIPAPYSLNVGQTIKLDANSNSGGMLAANDGTSGVPTQPSSGQIKSTGVDSQSTTAYSDNSGKQNVGKMLPASTATAATTTAAATVPSSSASSVSSSAPVGTWRWPTDGKVIDNFSSAEGGNKGVDIAGSRGQSVVATADGRVVYAGNALRGYGNLIIIKHNDDYLSAYAHNDTMLVREQQEVKAGQKIATMGSTGTSSVRLHFEIRYKGKSVNPLRYLPQR, from the coding sequence ATGATGAAGTGGCGCCAGGTAGCGGCGTGTACTTTGATTACTTTATGGTTGGCTGGTTGTTCGTCAGATAATAGTTCTGCGCCGATAAGCTCGGTAAATGGCGGCGGCAATGGCCGTATGCTGTCAAATGGTGGAAATACCAGCACGGCTCAGGCCGGTGACGGCGGACGCATTGTATACAATCGTAGCTATCAGAATATTCCGAAGGGAAGCTATAACGGCGGCACTTATACCGTAAAACGCGGCGATACACTTTTTTATATTGCTTGGATCTCTGGAAATGACTTCCGCGATCTTGCAGAGAAAAACAATATACCTGCGCCGTACAGCCTCAATGTTGGTCAAACAATCAAATTAGACGCCAACAGCAACAGCGGTGGCATGCTAGCTGCTAATGATGGAACCAGCGGAGTCCCTACGCAACCATCAAGTGGTCAAATTAAGAGCACAGGTGTTGATTCTCAATCAACCACAGCGTATTCTGACAATTCGGGTAAACAGAATGTTGGCAAAATGTTGCCTGCATCTACGGCTACAGCGGCGACAACGACTGCTGCAGCTACAGTTCCGAGCTCGTCAGCCAGTAGCGTAAGCAGCAGTGCTCCAGTAGGAACCTGGCGCTGGCCTACTGACGGTAAAGTTATCGACAACTTCTCTTCTGCCGAAGGTGGAAATAAAGGCGTTGATATTGCGGGTTCACGCGGCCAGTCGGTGGTCGCCACGGCTGATGGCCGTGTGGTATACGCCGGCAACGCGCTGCGTGGTTACGGAAATCTGATCATCATTAAACATAATGATGACTACCTGAGCGCCTATGCCCATAACGACACGATGCTGGTCCGGGAACAACAAGAGGTTAAGGCGGGTCAAAAAATTGCAACCATGGGGAGCACCGGAACCAGCTCAGTAAGATTGCACTTTGAAATTCGTTACAAGGGGAAATCCGTAAACCCGCTGCGCTACTTGCCGCAGCGATAG
- the surE gene encoding 5'/3'-nucleotidase SurE, whose translation MRILLSNDDGVMAPGLQTLAAALREFAQVQVVAPNRNRSASSNSLTLESPLRIDTLANGDISVIDGTPTDCVYLGVNALMRPHPEIVVSGINAGPNLGDDVIYSGTVAAAMEGRHLGFPALAVSLNGFQHYDTAAQVTVRLLKGLAAHPLRTGRILNVNVPDLPLSQIKGIKVTRCGSRHPADKVIHQHDLRGRDLYWIGPPGAKHDAGPDTDFAAVEQGYVSITPLQVDLTAYHAQDLLSSWLEQTKVGEEW comes from the coding sequence ATGCGGATCTTGCTGAGTAACGACGACGGCGTGATGGCCCCGGGCCTACAAACATTAGCGGCAGCGCTGCGTGAGTTTGCTCAGGTGCAGGTCGTTGCCCCTAATCGGAATCGCAGCGCTTCTTCAAATTCATTAACGCTTGAGTCGCCGCTACGTATTGATACTTTGGCGAACGGTGATATTAGCGTGATCGACGGTACGCCGACCGACTGCGTTTATCTGGGCGTGAATGCCTTGATGCGGCCTCATCCAGAAATTGTTGTATCGGGTATTAATGCCGGGCCTAATCTGGGTGACGATGTGATTTACTCGGGAACCGTGGCCGCGGCAATGGAAGGGCGACACTTAGGTTTTCCTGCGCTGGCGGTTTCACTCAATGGTTTTCAGCATTACGACACGGCGGCTCAGGTGACTGTCCGCCTGCTGAAGGGGTTGGCTGCGCACCCTTTACGCACGGGGCGTATTCTCAATGTGAACGTACCTGATTTGCCTTTGTCACAGATTAAAGGCATTAAAGTGACGCGCTGTGGTAGTCGGCATCCGGCTGATAAGGTGATTCATCAGCATGATCTGCGTGGCCGTGATTTATATTGGATCGGACCTCCGGGCGCGAAACATGATGCGGGACCTGATACTGATTTTGCCGCCGTTGAGCAAGGTTACGTATCCATTACGCCTTTACAGGTGGACTTAACCGCGTATCACGCGCAGGATTTGCTTTCTTCGTGGCTTGAACAGACTAAGGTCGGTGAGGAATGGTAG
- a CDS encoding TSUP family transporter — protein sequence MYVMFHDYSLYIVMFFIAMISGAINVVSGGGGFLSISALLLLGLPPSNALATNKVQSFGSCVTSGLCFLRKGGIDLETGKFIFFSVFVGAAVGTVLIQFIDVGFLRKLIPIIMIAIAIYFILTPTVNNKNVNRRVSLCLFCFIISLVGFYDGFLGAGAGTFYTIAYISLWGVHIDKAQMNANFLNLSSNIASVLFFIFGGKIIWPLGIVMLIGQIFGGYFGAKLVITKGKKNNKTNDYFCFNNN from the coding sequence ATGTATGTCATGTTTCATGATTATAGTTTATATATAGTAATGTTTTTCATTGCTATGATTTCAGGTGCTATAAATGTTGTTTCAGGTGGTGGTGGTTTTTTATCTATTAGTGCGTTATTACTTTTAGGGTTGCCTCCGTCTAATGCATTAGCAACTAATAAAGTCCAATCTTTTGGGAGTTGTGTAACCTCCGGGCTATGTTTTTTGAGGAAAGGAGGTATTGATCTAGAAACTGGGAAATTCATTTTTTTTAGTGTTTTTGTCGGTGCTGCAGTTGGTACAGTTTTAATCCAGTTTATTGATGTTGGTTTTTTAAGGAAATTAATACCAATAATAATGATTGCGATAGCTATATATTTCATATTAACACCAACAGTTAATAATAAAAATGTCAATCGTAGAGTTTCACTATGTCTATTTTGTTTTATTATTTCATTGGTTGGTTTTTACGATGGTTTTCTGGGGGCTGGTGCAGGAACTTTTTATACTATAGCTTACATTTCATTGTGGGGGGTTCACATTGACAAAGCACAGATGAATGCTAATTTTTTAAATTTATCATCAAATATAGCATCTGTGTTGTTTTTCATTTTTGGTGGAAAAATAATCTGGCCACTTGGAATCGTTATGCTTATAGGTCAAATATTTGGTGGGTATTTTGGGGCGAAACTAGTAATTACTAAAGGAAAAAAAAATAATAAAACCAATGATTATTTTTGTTTCAATAATAATTAG
- a CDS encoding 3-phosphoshikimate 1-carboxyvinyltransferase — translation MSKVSIDSDSILNGDVFIPSSKPHIQRALLVGLINEFETVINNISWCKETEDLLIALQQFGLNVLYKTHNKIIVKGVRPPFKCSDIILANGSGMLFRITLALASLSDGDIKIKCNNSLFNRKSLIDIGYLSHLNIDIEKINENIFSISRKKYDFKSPVGTNESTQFLTFLLLISPLTNGQIKFMGGGCRFGYVKITTDIMSLLECKIKIIDDHYHLTPYVMKNIEINIPSDFTSVSYIASSLLSINKKSKIRIKNYFYGGTINEVRMFNIYEMLGLKINVGNNIVEINSNCIRTHELYEVNLCELPSVASNIISASINSYNKMVFREVSSTNNHKCQRSLVINENIRLMGGETSLLFDSNGRFDGIYLKGSGAVAGGAELQSYEDHRICASNIIIALGAKEKTIVDGADKLDDGFPDFIHHLNYLGAKVKFF, via the coding sequence ATGAGTAAAGTGAGCATTGATTCTGATTCAATCCTTAATGGTGATGTGTTCATTCCATCTTCGAAACCACATATTCAAAGAGCGCTGTTAGTTGGTCTTATAAATGAGTTTGAAACAGTTATTAATAATATATCTTGGTGTAAAGAAACAGAGGATTTGTTAATTGCATTACAGCAATTTGGGTTGAATGTTTTGTATAAGACTCATAATAAAATTATAGTTAAAGGAGTAAGGCCTCCGTTTAAATGTAGTGACATTATATTGGCGAATGGTTCAGGGATGCTATTTAGAATTACTCTTGCTTTAGCTTCATTATCTGATGGTGATATAAAAATAAAATGTAACAACTCGCTGTTCAATAGAAAATCTCTGATTGATATTGGCTATCTCTCACATTTGAACATAGACATTGAAAAAATAAATGAAAATATTTTTTCAATATCAAGGAAAAAATATGATTTTAAAAGCCCGGTTGGCACAAATGAAAGTACACAGTTTTTGACGTTCTTATTATTAATATCTCCATTGACTAACGGCCAGATAAAATTTATGGGTGGTGGGTGTCGATTTGGATATGTGAAGATTACCACAGATATAATGTCACTACTTGAATGTAAAATCAAAATAATTGATGATCACTATCACTTAACTCCTTATGTAATGAAAAATATTGAGATTAATATCCCTTCTGATTTTACTTCTGTAAGTTATATTGCATCCTCTCTGCTTAGTATTAACAAAAAATCAAAGATAAGAATAAAAAATTATTTTTATGGTGGTACTATTAATGAGGTTAGAATGTTTAATATATATGAAATGTTAGGATTGAAAATAAATGTGGGAAATAATATAGTTGAAATTAACTCCAATTGTATTAGAACTCATGAACTTTACGAAGTTAACTTGTGCGAGCTTCCATCCGTAGCATCTAATATTATATCCGCATCAATAAACTCTTATAATAAGATGGTTTTTAGGGAGGTGTCATCTACTAATAATCATAAATGTCAAAGATCACTTGTTATAAATGAAAATATAAGATTGATGGGGGGGGAGACTAGTTTACTATTTGATAGTAACGGACGCTTTGATGGAATATACCTTAAAGGTTCTGGGGCTGTCGCAGGAGGGGCTGAGTTGCAGAGTTATGAAGATCACAGAATTTGTGCATCGAATATAATTATAGCATTAGGTGCGAAAGAAAAAACTATTGTTGATGGAGCTGATAAATTAGATGATGGATTTCCAGATTTTATTCATCATTTGAATTATTTAGGCGCAAAAGTAAAATTTTTTTAA
- the mutS gene encoding DNA mismatch repair protein MutS, producing MSDMTNLDSHTPMMQQYLKLKAQHPDILLFYRMGDFYELFYDDAKRASQLMDISLTKRGASAGEPIPMAGIPHHAVENYLAKLVQLGESVAICEQIGDPATTKGPVERKVVRIVTPGTISDEALLKERQDNLLAAIWQDARGFGFATLDISSGRFRVAEPADLETMAAELQRTNPAELLYPEDFGSMPLIENRRGLRRRPLWEFELDTARQQLNLQFGTRDLNGFGVEQSTQALRAAGCLLQYVKDTQRTTLPHIRGITIERQQDGIIMDAATRRNLELTQNLSGGVENTLAAILDCTVTPMGSRMLKRWVHMPSRDHKALNNRQQAIEALQPLVEDLQPLLRQVGDLERILARLALRTARPRDLARMRYAFQQLPEIQALIGDHATPHIATLAKNAGQFDELKALLERAVVETPPVLVRDGGVIAPGYNEELDEWRALADGATDYLDRLEIREREKLGLDTLKVGFNGVHGYYIQVSRGQSHLVPIHYVRRQTLKNAERYIIPELKEYEDKVLTSKGKALALEKRLYEELFDMLLPHLADLQQSATALAELDVLSNLAERAETLNYVRPELSDKPGIKIVGGRHPVVEQVLKEPFIANPLSLSPQRRMLVITGPNMGGKSTYMRQAALIVLMAHIGSFVPAEKAVIGPVDRIFTRVGAADDLASGRSTFMVEMTETANILHNATENSLVLMDEIGRGTSTYDGLSLAWACAENLASRIKAMTLFATHYFELTTLPEKLEGVYNVHLDALEHGDTIAFMHSVQDGAASKSYGLAVAALAGVPRDVIKRARQKLKELETLSAQTGNSQIDGSQLQLLAEPEASPAVEALETLDPDTLTPRQALDWLYRLKGMV from the coding sequence ATGAGTGACATGACAAACCTAGACTCACACACCCCGATGATGCAGCAGTACTTAAAACTGAAAGCACAGCATCCTGATATCCTGCTGTTCTATCGTATGGGTGACTTCTACGAGCTATTTTATGATGATGCCAAACGTGCCTCTCAGCTCATGGATATTTCGCTAACCAAGCGCGGAGCCTCTGCCGGAGAGCCAATTCCCATGGCCGGCATTCCGCATCATGCCGTTGAAAACTATCTCGCAAAGCTGGTACAGCTCGGTGAATCCGTCGCTATTTGTGAACAAATTGGCGATCCGGCAACCACCAAAGGGCCTGTCGAACGCAAAGTGGTTCGTATCGTCACGCCGGGTACCATCAGCGATGAAGCGCTGCTTAAAGAGCGTCAGGATAACCTACTAGCCGCAATCTGGCAGGACGCGCGCGGCTTTGGCTTTGCGACTCTCGATATTAGCTCTGGCCGTTTTCGCGTTGCCGAACCAGCCGATCTCGAAACCATGGCCGCAGAACTCCAGCGCACTAATCCGGCAGAGCTGCTTTACCCCGAAGATTTCGGCTCTATGCCGTTGATTGAAAACCGCAGAGGCCTGCGCCGCCGTCCGCTTTGGGAGTTTGAGTTAGACACCGCTCGGCAACAGCTGAACCTCCAGTTTGGCACCCGCGATCTCAATGGTTTCGGCGTGGAGCAATCAACACAGGCGCTGCGTGCGGCTGGCTGTTTGCTGCAATATGTGAAAGATACGCAACGAACCACGCTGCCTCACATTCGTGGTATTACCATCGAGCGCCAGCAAGACGGCATTATTATGGATGCCGCTACCCGCCGAAATTTAGAGCTCACTCAGAACCTATCCGGCGGCGTTGAAAATACACTGGCCGCTATTTTGGATTGCACCGTTACGCCAATGGGCAGCCGTATGCTCAAACGCTGGGTGCATATGCCGAGCCGCGATCACAAAGCGCTCAATAATCGTCAACAGGCTATCGAAGCCCTTCAGCCTCTGGTTGAAGATCTTCAACCGCTACTGCGCCAAGTCGGCGATCTTGAACGAATTCTTGCCCGTTTAGCTCTGCGTACCGCTCGCCCACGTGATCTTGCGCGCATGCGCTATGCATTCCAGCAGCTACCTGAAATTCAGGCACTCATCGGCGACCATGCTACGCCTCACATTGCGACGCTGGCGAAAAACGCCGGTCAGTTTGATGAGCTGAAAGCATTGCTGGAAAGAGCGGTCGTAGAAACGCCTCCTGTTCTAGTTCGCGACGGTGGGGTCATCGCACCAGGCTACAACGAAGAGTTAGACGAATGGCGCGCGCTGGCCGATGGCGCTACCGACTATCTCGATCGTTTAGAAATTCGCGAACGCGAAAAGCTCGGTTTAGACACCTTGAAAGTCGGTTTCAACGGCGTGCATGGCTATTACATTCAGGTCAGCCGTGGCCAAAGCCATTTAGTGCCGATTCACTATGTACGTCGCCAGACCTTAAAAAACGCTGAACGCTATATCATCCCTGAATTAAAAGAGTATGAAGACAAGGTTCTGACCTCAAAAGGCAAAGCATTGGCGCTAGAAAAGCGTCTCTATGAAGAACTGTTCGACATGCTATTGCCTCATTTGGCCGATCTTCAGCAAAGCGCCACCGCGCTGGCCGAACTGGATGTGTTGAGCAATTTGGCCGAACGCGCTGAAACGCTAAACTATGTCCGTCCAGAACTCAGCGATAAGCCCGGTATTAAAATCGTTGGCGGACGCCATCCCGTGGTTGAGCAAGTGCTCAAAGAGCCTTTCATTGCTAACCCGCTGTCACTTTCCCCACAGCGCCGCATGTTAGTGATCACCGGCCCGAATATGGGCGGGAAAAGCACCTATATGCGTCAAGCCGCGCTCATTGTGCTTATGGCGCACATTGGTAGCTTTGTGCCTGCTGAGAAAGCCGTGATTGGGCCTGTTGACCGCATATTCACCCGCGTGGGCGCAGCCGATGATTTGGCATCGGGCCGTTCAACCTTCATGGTTGAGATGACCGAAACCGCCAATATCTTGCATAACGCCACGGAAAACAGTCTGGTGCTGATGGATGAGATTGGTCGCGGGACATCGACCTATGACGGCTTATCGCTGGCGTGGGCCTGTGCCGAGAATCTCGCCAGCCGCATTAAAGCCATGACGTTATTCGCCACGCATTACTTCGAATTAACCACGCTGCCAGAAAAACTGGAAGGCGTGTACAACGTTCACCTCGATGCCCTTGAGCATGGTGACACCATTGCCTTCATGCACAGCGTGCAAGATGGCGCGGCCAGTAAAAGCTATGGCCTTGCGGTTGCCGCGCTGGCAGGCGTTCCTCGTGATGTCATCAAGCGTGCAAGACAAAAACTCAAAGAGCTGGAAACCTTGTCGGCGCAAACCGGCAATAGCCAAATTGACGGATCACAGCTTCAGCTTCTAGCTGAACCTGAAGCCTCTCCTGCCGTAGAAGCTCTGGAAACGCTCGATCCCGATACACTCACGCCGCGTCAGGCATTGGATTGGCTGTATCGCCTAAAAGGCATGGTTTAA
- the rpoS gene encoding RNA polymerase sigma factor RpoS, with protein MSQNTLKVNELNEEVDFDENGEEAFDEKVLVEEPTEVDSSDELMAQAVSQRVLDATQLYLGEIGYSPLLTAEEEVFFARRALRGDEASRRRMIESNLRLVVKIARRYSNRGLALLDLIEEGNLGLIRAVEKFDPERGFRFSTYATWWIRQTIERAIMNQTRTIRLPIHIVKELNVYLRTARELSHKLDHEPSAEEIAEQLDRPVTDVSRMLRLNERITSVDTPLGGDSEKALLDILTDENESGPEDTTQSDDMKQSIVKWLFELNAKQREVLARRFGLLGYEAATLEDVGREIGLTRERVRQIQVEGLRRLREILQGQGLSIEALFRE; from the coding sequence ATGAGCCAGAATACGCTGAAAGTTAACGAGTTAAATGAAGAAGTAGACTTCGATGAGAACGGGGAAGAAGCGTTTGACGAGAAGGTACTCGTTGAAGAACCCACCGAGGTTGATTCATCCGATGAACTGATGGCACAGGCCGTTTCACAACGTGTACTTGATGCTACTCAGCTTTATTTGGGCGAAATCGGTTACTCTCCGCTGCTAACCGCAGAAGAAGAAGTCTTTTTTGCCCGACGAGCGTTACGCGGAGACGAAGCGTCTCGTCGTAGAATGATCGAAAGTAACCTGCGTCTGGTGGTGAAAATCGCCCGTCGTTATAGCAATCGCGGCCTTGCGCTGTTAGATCTGATCGAAGAAGGCAATTTAGGTTTAATCCGTGCCGTCGAGAAGTTCGATCCAGAGCGTGGCTTCCGTTTCTCTACCTATGCAACATGGTGGATCCGCCAAACGATTGAGCGGGCTATCATGAATCAGACACGTACGATCCGTTTGCCGATTCATATTGTCAAAGAGTTGAACGTTTATCTGCGAACTGCACGTGAGCTTTCACACAAACTGGATCATGAGCCGAGCGCGGAAGAGATTGCTGAGCAGTTAGATCGTCCGGTCACTGACGTTAGCCGTATGCTGCGCTTAAACGAGCGTATCACTTCAGTGGATACTCCGCTGGGGGGCGATTCAGAGAAGGCCTTACTGGATATTCTCACCGATGAGAATGAAAGTGGTCCGGAAGATACCACGCAAAGCGATGACATGAAGCAGAGTATTGTTAAGTGGCTGTTTGAGCTTAACGCGAAACAACGTGAAGTTTTGGCGCGTCGTTTTGGTCTGCTGGGTTATGAAGCTGCTACCTTGGAAGATGTGGGGCGCGAAATCGGTTTAACCCGTGAGCGTGTGCGTCAAATCCAAGTTGAAGGCTTACGTCGTCTGCGTGAAATCCTGCAAGGACAGGGATTGAGCATTGAGGCTCTATTCCGCGAATAA
- a CDS encoding 3-phosphoshikimate 1-carboxyvinyltransferase: MKYYGGNFPLYAKVSPTDSMYGEVNLPSSKSSSTRAILTSSLTNGKCHIANLATGNNTTAMIKNCMNLGASFTCIGNNTVINGVDINNIDKIITFNPESSGIVLRLLMGVAGYLPESYFITSYINSLAKRSQKEMISALQKLNVHCTGIGEDGFLPIKIKSSRKLNSYTEVSCRKSSQFLSGLLYLGAVSDRDLHIKVIDEITAPSMVHTTINNLSSAGVDIGYDNGFRDFFISGKEKFKPSNFSIGSDPASASAILTLCSSLSSNVILNGFFEEELGNGAVINYLIESGASITSVGNNSINIKSDGKEIIPLDFDGSLAPDAVPALVARAAFANGKSVFYNIEHIRYKESNRISDYRLEMLKIGIKTEEENDKLIIYGNPNGYEGNVIVDGHYDHALIMGLTTIGLHCKNPILIKEPYHVGQTYPEYFSDIYSLGADVMEMKISSPIQEDL, encoded by the coding sequence ATGAAATATTATGGTGGGAACTTTCCTTTATATGCTAAAGTATCACCAACTGATTCAATGTATGGAGAAGTTAATTTACCGTCATCAAAAAGTTCTTCGACAAGGGCTATATTAACATCGTCACTTACAAATGGTAAGTGTCATATAGCTAATTTAGCCACAGGAAATAATACGACTGCAATGATAAAAAATTGTATGAATCTTGGGGCTTCATTTACTTGTATTGGGAATAATACCGTTATTAATGGAGTTGATATTAATAATATAGATAAAATAATCACCTTTAATCCTGAAAGCTCAGGTATTGTATTACGATTGCTAATGGGGGTTGCAGGATATTTACCTGAATCATATTTTATTACTAGTTATATTAATTCGCTAGCTAAACGCTCTCAAAAGGAAATGATTAGTGCTTTACAAAAACTAAATGTACACTGCACGGGTATTGGTGAAGACGGTTTTTTACCGATAAAAATAAAGTCTAGTAGGAAATTAAATTCTTATACTGAAGTTTCGTGTCGAAAAAGCTCTCAGTTTTTAAGTGGGCTTCTTTACTTGGGTGCGGTAAGTGATAGAGATTTGCATATAAAGGTTATTGATGAAATTACAGCACCATCAATGGTTCATACAACAATAAATAATTTGAGTAGTGCAGGAGTAGATATTGGATATGATAATGGTTTTAGGGATTTTTTCATCAGTGGAAAAGAAAAATTTAAGCCATCAAATTTCAGTATTGGTTCAGATCCAGCAAGTGCGTCAGCAATTTTAACTCTTTGTTCTTCATTATCATCAAATGTTATTCTAAATGGTTTTTTTGAAGAAGAACTCGGCAATGGTGCTGTTATTAATTATTTGATTGAAAGTGGTGCTAGTATTACTAGTGTAGGTAATAACTCTATTAATATAAAATCGGATGGAAAGGAAATTATACCTCTTGATTTCGACGGTTCTCTTGCCCCCGATGCTGTTCCTGCTCTTGTAGCAAGAGCGGCATTTGCTAATGGAAAAAGTGTGTTTTATAACATTGAGCACATTCGTTATAAAGAATCAAATCGTATTTCTGACTATAGACTTGAAATGTTAAAAATAGGAATAAAAACTGAAGAAGAGAATGATAAATTGATCATATATGGTAACCCTAATGGTTACGAAGGGAATGTAATTGTTGATGGCCATTATGATCATGCTTTAATTATGGGGCTTACAACCATAGGTCTACATTGCAAGAATCCTATTCTAATTAAAGAGCCGTATCATGTTGGGCAAACCTACCCAGAATATTTTTCTGATATCTATTCATTAGGGGCAGATGTAATGGAAATGAAAATATCATCACCTATTCAGGAAGATTTATGA